Proteins encoded together in one Lathyrus oleraceus cultivar Zhongwan6 chromosome 5, CAAS_Psat_ZW6_1.0, whole genome shotgun sequence window:
- the LOC127082568 gene encoding uncharacterized protein LOC127082568, whose protein sequence is MDVIHENEDVDCEKEKVAKTVQFAPRSPFALQKEQKQQESAEQQGEVEMKKEAEPRKKKKGDKERSLIGAYNVLTENEEKEIEAILHELESRGEIAYHEETNEDLDVKKKVEEPKLELKMLPSRLNNYAVGAVLGQRRDTNFHAIHYASKVLNEAQVNYATTEKELLAIMYALEKFRAYLIGSKVVVYTDHSAIKYLLTKPDSKQRLIR, encoded by the exons atggatgttaTACATGAAAATGAGGATGTGGATTGTGAAAAGGAGAAAGTGGCAAAAACTgttcagttcgcgccgcgatcgCCCTTCGCGCTGCAAAAAGAGCAGAAACAACAAGAGTCAGCAGAGCAGCAGGGTGAAGTAGAAATGAAGAAAGAAGCCGAgccaagaaagaagaagaaaggagacAAAG aaagatctcttatcggagctTACAATGTTTTGACCGAgaatgaagaaaaagagattgaagcaatTTTGCATGAATTGGAGTCTCGTGGAGAGATTGCTTATCATGAGGAGACAAATGAAGACTTGGATGTGAAAAAGaaagtggaagagccaaaactagagTTGAAGATGCTACCTTCACgcttgaa CAATTATGCGGTTGGTGCAGTTTTGGGTCAAAGAAGAGATACAAATTTTCATGCCatccactatgctagtaaagtTTTAAATGAGGCGCAAGTCAATTATGCGACTACCGAAAAGGAATTACTAGCTATAATGTATgcattggaaaagtttagagcttatttgattgggTCTAAAGTTGTAGTTTACACCGACCATTCGGCAATCAAGTAtttgctaaccaagccggattccaaacaaagatTAATTCGTTAG